One stretch of Toxoplasma gondii ME49 chromosome XI, whole genome shotgun sequence DNA includes these proteins:
- a CDS encoding hypothetical protein (encoded by transcript TGME49_315100): MAAELSDVPEACDDAACQSADPGCGSIPGGLPEFRASHVASADVDEDPHRSSIHSTEVLTKDDGRKKPPPTRCRLLHTVSSDSSTHRFGGGRPATAPSVTSKDADANGYPTALRRRNKEILRAKKARKDKHFSKIAFTSSDSNYYNLLPVQPGLGWWKCILMNSNHSLSFAYRLARNLDVAIPDTVFCSGTESFYICSGSKGMPGTLDRSALKQDQSSGAPSASSGWIIKSDFSAVKLLESNLFSRIHAEEQAIWAGNSLQLAPATRRSSAAGTWNSPEKSEQSDCRQFGSLSGGRAIQQQEGVGLQAQLPDSPPYPAAVMKQMHYSRKDCNITKAIDLTTLGSVSSDSSVDRIYQAFVRGKSRSRCQLTRVCWSASRAPSGFTLVNRLTPQQARSLGGDMTSQFCVSCDNPTLNGVSKTAEEEQLRKVDPAETSFDVFPVAGATLAAAAQVAKSIFHFTQTLFKVWLETIVVDLVKGSPAGRWYFIQVKSFTVRQTSPSMPITFTSSAAEDGDENEDDPGDRRKKSCCETISRLAIPSICQMCGLKHRKQDLNKTVNLRMMLETQHHMRKRGLDILFFPLSGRLQLSYNYPVCSLCYSLYLAERELIKVELDLAQALRQPIPHRDPTFFSFTGVLDAIQSSTQADDPYLMDLLRSFNNAPPRQAVSFEAQGEGDNGRSSINLQLDRAKDRDPLLAFVNTHCDTRRSVVIPSAQTCHSRSSVSFSPPSPSSETPASSSAVSPTTSAQVQGGSPSFPYDTTSQHCYPSASHDSKATVGSSAGATSRDKSPQSQAPPRHRMLTGGAPAVAPPKQTLRGGEAVMGGSLTKEDRCRQLPPKLYQWRMMLFVHSLQDLSDHMLLAPEEKSVSDDGHPADGSGRTRMHPGPQVAIELKLFGSTTVFPLHTPERQGRTNQSDPPGRRMLCSFSQAVDESGSSSEESCPADPTTDGAAGARYHCISIKRILVLYLFSVSPTLHRVFQEESIHFRLLASGPRAPTDRSESRRSTSGSAATSSRLCPSTSTSRSRTSGGPPVLAVCPECSNPCPRSSGSFPPAVARRIDFGPSSRLTAAEITGQRPYSAATAPVSASVCPACKFAQPRLEASSPSVGRCTRPRTAAAAPSFGRHGSCGSLPPGSSGKNSRRAGLHRTSSASSLTRTAQASAEREGAAVELQEVASGSCSLQRLVGVKHSKQQSYVLLFAAKGKGQARLRLVLGLHQDMQVPSQYVCVRQYADAFLPARPYSSPCPVPSDWLDCLAGSGGPGTVSSSKLIDASGSRCRSEYQKQGSCLRVKGGWPSTGPASSSQVFSGNPAPKSNRVLGIPVATMNPRANRVGTETGQTPSGRPVSAEASISAAKRPLLGLRFSLPSGASGRPTGAGSRPQKAINRLQMGGNAPAVRGISPIFMLDLES, encoded by the exons ATGGCCGCCGAACTGTCGGATGTTCCCGAGGCTTGTGATGATGCTGCCTGTCAGTCTGCGGACCCCGGCTGCGGGTCGATACCCGGTGGGTTGCCAGAGTTCCGTGCTTCACATGTTGCTTCCGCGGATGTGGACGAAGACCCCCATCGTTCTTCGATACACTCCACCGAAGTCCTGACAAAGGACGATGGACGAAAGAAACCGCCACCCACGAGATGCAGATTGCTGCATACTGTTTCATCTGACAGCAGCACGCACCGCTTTGGAGGAGGGCGTCCCGCTACTGCACCATCCGTCACGAGCAAGGATGCAGACGCCAACGGGTATCCGACGGCCCTACGCCGCAGGAACAAAGAAATTCTAAGGGCGAAAAAAGCCAGGAAAGACAAACACTTCTCGAAAATTGCGTTCACCAGTTCCGACTCGAACTACTACAATCTCCTGCCCGTCCAGCCAGGGCTGGGGTGGTGGAAATGCATCCTGATGAactctaatcattcgctaTCATTTGCGTATCGTCTGGCACGGAACCTGGACGTTGCTATTCCCGACACAGTCTTCTGTTCAGGGACGGAAAGCTTTTATATTTGCAGTGGTTCAAAGGGGATGCCAGGCACGCTGGACCGCAGTGCTCTCAAGCAGGACCAAAGCAGCGGGGCACCAAGTGCCTCCAGTGGCTGGATCATCAAGAGTGACTTCTCAGCCGTAAAGCTGCTGGAGAGCAATCTGTTTTCTCGGATTCACGCAGAAGAACAAGCAATTTGGGCAGGTAACTCCCTCCAGCTGGCGCCTGCTACAAGACGCTCGTCCGCTGCGGGCACTTGGAACAGCccggagaagagcgagcagTCAGACTGCCGACAGTTCGGATCTTTATCTGGCGGACGGGCAATTCAACAGCAAGAGGGGGTGGGACTGCAGGCACAGCTTCCAGACTCACCCCCGTACCCGGCAGCTGTGATGAAACAGATGCATTATTCGAGGAAAGACTGCAATATCACCAAGGCTATCGATCTGACTACTCTGGGTTCTGTTTCCTCAGACAGTTCCGTAGACCGCATTTATCAG GCGTTTGTGAGGGGCAAGTCGCGAAGCCGCTGCCAACTGACACGTGTTTGCTGGAGTGCTTCTCGGGCGCCGTCGGGATTCACGCTGGTAAATCGGCTGACTCCTCAGCAGGCTCGTAGTCTCGGGGGGGACATGACTTCTCAGTTCTGCGTGAGCTGCGACAACCCGACGTTGAATGGAGTGTCGAAAAccgcagaggaagaacagctACGGAAAGTCGATCCAGCTGAAACGAGCTTCGACGTCTTTCCTGTCGCAGGAGCAACACTTGCTGCCGCTGCGCAAGTTGCCAAGTCTATTTTTCACTTCACGCAGACGCTGTTCAAAGTCTGGCTCGAAACCATAGTCGTCGACCTGGTGAAAGGCTCACCCGCCGGCAGGTGGTATTTCATCCAG GTGAAATCGTTTACGGTTCGACAAACATCACCGTCGATGCCAATCACGTTCACTTCTTCGGCTGCGGAAGATGGAGACGAAAATGAAGATGACCCTGGTGACCGTCGCAAAAAGAGCTGTTGCGAAACCATCAGTCGTTTGGCAATTCCATCCATCTGTCAGATGTGCGGGTTGAAACATCGAAAGCAGGACCTGAACAAAACTGTGAACTTGCGAATGATGCTCGAGACCCAACACCATATGCGGAAACGCGGATTGGAcattcttttcttccctctttctggGAGACTTCAGCTGTCGTATAACTATCCAGTATGCTCTCTATGCTATTCCCTCTACTTGGCCGAGCGAGAGCTGATCAAGGTCGAGCTCGACCTCGCACAAGCTCTTCGCCAGCCGATTCCGCACAGAGATCCGACTTTCTTCAGTTTCACTGGCGTTTTGGATGCAATTCAA AGCAGCACACAAGCCGACGACCCATATCTGATGGATCTTCTGCGTTCCTTTAACAACGCACCTCCTCGACAGGCAGTGTCCTTTGAAGCgcaaggcgaaggcgacaacGGACGCAGCAGCATTAACCTGCAGCTGGATCGGGCAAAGGACCGCGATCCGCTACTAGCCTTTGTCAATACACACTGTGATACCAGGAGATCTGTTGTGATCCCATCAGCGCAGACTTGTCATTCGCGAagttctgtctcgttttcacCCCCGTCCCCTTCGTCTGAAACacctgcctcctcttctgctgtaTCTCCTACTACCTCCGCCCAGGTGCAAGGTGGATCTCCTTCTTTCCCGTATGACACCACTTCTCAACACTGCTATCCGTCTGCTTCGCATGACTCTAAGGCAACTGTTGGAAGTTCGGCGGGAGCGACGAGTCGAGACAAGTCTCCGCAGAGCCAAGCTCCTCCCCGGCATCGAATGTTGACTGGTGGGGCTCCCGCCGTTGCTCCTCCCAAGCAGACACTCCGGGGAGGCGAGGCTGTGATGGGGGGATCACTGACGAAAGAAGATCGTTGCCGTCAGTTACCCCCGAAACTTTATCAGTGGCGCATGATGCTCTTTGTTCACTCCTTGCAAGATCTGTCAGATCACATGTTGCTTGCACCGGAAGAGAAGTCTGTTTCCGACGACGGGCACCCGGCAGACGGGTCCGGCAGGACAAGAATGCACCCTGGTCCCCAGGTAGCAATTGAACTGAAGCTCTTCGGTTCCACCACGGTCTTTCCTCTACATACACCGGAACGGCAAGGTCGAACTAATCAGAGCGACCCACCAGGCCGAAGAATGTTATGCAGTTTTTCTCAAGCCGTGGACGAATCTGGAAGCAGTTCCGAAGAGAGTTGTCCAGCGGATCCGACAACAGATGGCGCTGCGGGAGCGCGTTACCACTGCATATCCATCAAGCGCATCCTCGTTCTGTACCTATTTTCTGTATCTCCAACATTACACCGAGTGTTCCAGGAAGAAAGTATTCACTTCCGCCTTCTGGCGTCTGGCCCACGCGCACCTACAGATCGAAGCGAAAGCCGCAGGTCGACGTCTGGCTCTGCGGCCACCTCAAGCCGCTTGTGTCCTTCAACATCGACATCCAGGTCTCGCACCAGTGGCGGTCCACCCGTTCTTGCTGTTTGTCCTGAGTGTTCCAACCCTTGTCCTCGTTCTTCCGGTTCCTTTCCGCCGGCGGTTGCCAGACGCATCGATTTCGGTCCGTCTTCGCGCCTTACCGCAGCGGAAATCACGGGTCAGCGGCCGTACTCTGCTGCCACAGCTCCAGTGTCTGCTTCCGTCTGTCCTGCATGCAAATTTGCCCAACCCCGGTTAGAAGCTTCAAGCCCCAGCGTGGGCCGGTGCACTCGGCCGCGAACAGCGGCCGCAGCCCCGTCATTCGGTCGACACGGAAGCTGCGGCAGTTTGCCGCCCGGATCATCGGGTAAAAACTCTCGAAGAGCAGGCCTGCATCGAACCAGCAGTGCGTCTTCGCTGACACGAACGGCTCAGGCTTcggctgagagagaaggagccgCCGTCGAGCTGCAGGAAGTGGCGAGTGGCAGCTGCAGCCTGCAGCGACTAGTTGGCGTGAAACACTCGAAACAGCAAAGCTACGTTTTGCTGTTCGCAGCGAAGGGTAAGGGCCAGGCTCGGCTGCGACTTGTGCTAGGTCTTCACCAGGACATGCAAGTCCCGTCGCAGTACGTCTGTGTCCGACAGTACGCAGATGCTTTTCTGCCCGCGAGACCGTACAGTAGCCCGTGTCCAGTTCCCTCGGACTGGCTCGACTGCCTTGCTGGCAGCGGCGGGCCCGGAACTGTCAGTTCGTCAAAATTAATAGACGCGTCTGGATCGAGATGTCGCAGTGAGTACCAGAAACAAGGAAGTTGTCTGCGAGTCAAAGGTGGCTGGCCTTCTACAGGTCCTGCGTCGTCGAGTCAAGTCTTTTCTGGAAACCCAGCACCGAAGAGCAACCGGGTTCTTGGCATTCCGGTGGCAACAATGAATCCACGTGCCAATCGGGtgggaacagagacagggcaGACGCCTTCTGGCAGACCTGTGAGCGCGGAGGCGTCGATTTCTGCAGCGAAAAGGCCTCTTTTGGGGCTTCGCTTTAGCCTGCCCTCAGGCGCTTCTGGGCGACCGACAGGCGCTGGTTCCCGGCCACAAAAAGCAATCAATCGCCTCCAGATGGGAGGAAATGCGCCTGCTGTACGCGGAATCTCTCCCATATTCATGCTAGACCTTGAAAGCTGA